One part of the Mya arenaria isolate MELC-2E11 chromosome 3, ASM2691426v1 genome encodes these proteins:
- the LOC128228438 gene encoding scavenger receptor cysteine-rich type 1 protein M130-like, whose amino-acid sequence MIFQNVLASTSALVVALIHLGYMDVVGFSEVRLIRGNDFLGMVQIHENGTWHNLCADGFGRNDAKVVCTQLGFKIGIALNMSSGRHLNLVRPKIACKGNESSIMKCRYDKGGRCKERRKNAGVICYNQIKPTVRMNGTSNSGVVEIQVDNHNFTICERQRDIQWGHGPSGTICRQLGFNDGKDRIYPNGGRTMLAVSLSCDNNHKSIFSCSWSFKDNSECLQENSTAGVVCYSNVRISGGWENDTMIAGVVEMYHPGYVADTNWFTMGHTGFDEREALVVCRELGFPYSKLLPLGLFGIKSIPIFHQFNCSGNETNFIDCDYVKANLRDFHTEYSCVSAHGACLGGSFKTYEYSSVVCSEYPIGNTGIKVLSIDQSPSIVYVEKDGIKGVIHPEYWDDDDAKVMCQQQGYKTGVALGPRNADPRYPYWMSKVQCHGTEGHIENCKFDEKPPLWKDNSFRGSRSVAQVHCTNGTGVEIKLESGTSPNSGMVKVSVSGEWGVICDMNWTNMDARVACRHLGFKDGYAGTKVIKSIGTGRLWLYNIDCTGVEQSIFSCPAHFNVTNQQYNAYCMPYVFCSKKVRLQPNVTFGAVQVWDRDNYHLVCAEGFDDLAAQAVCRSLGFAYGTSICCSAFGRMEYSIIYSNVKCTGIESDLLECDYVKYIPNCTSGHYASVACSNNPKNEDYELKIHPSGKVTTRHFDNSGFICANGFDDKEATVICKEMEYKGGSAYFHSRHTRYSTVPLLGVPWLANIGCKGTEKNLGKCGKIYWGSVGSCDNNRIPAVYCYNKSGFAFALVNGTDKGNGLVEFTLDDKKGAICLRHSRIQERQKIAAILCKQLGYGDGSLLLNGTDVDNEVALMQQFPGKLEMFITNVKCNGNESSLAECTFRILEDWSSFTEDWIRITTNDCTDAGCMRARMYYRVHAMEQELSCWGGKRRLAVRCFI is encoded by the exons ATGATATTTCAGAACGTTCTAGCTTCAACGTCAGCACTTGTCGTTGCACTCATTCATTTAGGATATATGGATGTGGTGGGTTTTTCTGAAG TGCGCCTCATACGTGGCAATGACTTCCTTGGTATGGTCCAAATACATGAAAACGGAACGTGGCATAACCTTTGTGCGGATGGGTTTGGTAGAAACGATGCAAAAGTTGTGTGCACGCAACTTGGGTTCAAG ataGGAATCGCTTTGAACATGAGTTCTGGAAGACATTTGAATCTAGTTCGTCCGAAAATTGCTTGTAAGGGCAATGAGAGCTCGATAATGAAATGCAGATATGACAAAGGAGGACGTTGCAAGGAGAGACGGAAAAATGCCGGAGTTATATGCTACAACCAAATCA AGCCTACTGTACGAATGAACGGTACATCAAATTCCGGTGTGGTTGAGATTCAAGTGGACAACCATAATTTCACAATATGTGAACGTCAGCGGGATATACAGTGGGGGCATGGTCCATCTGGCACAATCTGCAGACAACTAGGCTTCAACGATGGGAAAGACAG GATATATCCAAATGGTGGCCGGACTATGCTAGCTGTAAGCCTCTCGTGTGATAACAACCACAAATCCATTTTCTCGTGCTCCTGGTCTTTTAAAGACAATTCCGAATGTCTACAAGAGAATAGTACTGCTGGTGTGGTGTGCTACAGTAATG TGCGTATTTCTGGTGGTTGGGAGAACGACACAATGATTGCTGGTGTCGTTGAAATGTATCATCCCGGCTATGTTGCCGATACAAATTGGTTCACCATGGGTCATACCGGTTTCGACGAAAGAGAGGCGCTGGTTGTGTGTCGAGAACTGGGATTTCCTTACAGCAAACTTCTACCGTTAG GATTATTTGGAATAAAGAGCATTCCCATTTTCCACCAATTTAATTGTAGTGGAAATGAAACTAACTTTATTGACTGTGACTACGTAAAGGCAAACCTGAGAGACTTCCACACCGAGTATTCCTGCGTAAGTGCACATGGAGCATGTTTGGGAGGATCATTCAAGACCTACGAATACTCTTCTGTTGTTTGCTCCGAATACCCTATAGGAAACACAG GAATTAAGGTCCTTTCCATTGATCAGTCACCTTCAATAGTGTATGTGGAGAAAGACGGAATAAAGGGGGTCATCCACCCTGAATATTGGGACGATGATGACGCCAAGGTCATGTGTCAACAGCAAGGTTATAAAACAGGAGTCGCCCTCGGGCCCCGGAATGCAG atCCCAGATACCCATATTGGATGTCAAAAGTGCAATGTCATGGAACAGAAGGGCACATCGAAAATtgcaaatttgatgaaaaaccTCCTCTGTGGAAAGACAACTCATTTAGGGGATCTCGCAGCGTCGCACAAGTCCATTGTACAAATGGAACAG GTGTCGAGATAAAACTTGAGTCAGGGACATCGCCAAATTCGGGAATGGTAAAGGTTTCTGTTAGCGGTGAATGGGGCGTTATCTGCGATATGAACTGGACTAATATGGACGCCAGGGTAGCCTGTCGGCACTTGGGTTTTAAAGACGGTTATGCTGGTACCAAGGTTATCAAATCAATAGGAACAG GGCGTTTATGGTTGTACAACATTGATTGTACTGGGGTAGAGCAGTCTATATTCTCCTGCCCGGCACATTTCAATGTTACGAACCAACAGTACAATGCTTACTGCATGCCGTACGTTTTCTGTTCAAAAAAAG TTCGTCTCCAACCAAATGTGACATTTGGCGCAGTTCAAGTATGGGACAGGGATAACTATCACCTTGTGTGTGCGGAAGGTTTTGATGATCTTGCTGCACAAGCAGTGTGCCGATCTCTTGGGTTCGCCTACGGGACAAGCATATGCTGCTCCGCTTTCGGAAGGATGGAATACAGCATTATTTATAGCAATGTGAAATGTACTGGTATCGAGTCAGATTTACTCGAATGTGATTATGTTAAATACATTCCAAACTGTACAAGTGGACATTACGCCTCTGTAGCGTGCTCAAATAATCCTAAAAATGAAG ATTATGAATTAAAGATACATCCGTCTGGAAAAGTAACCACTAGACATTTTGATAATTCGGGCTTTATCTGCGCTAATGGTTTTGACGATAAAGAAGCGACAGTTATTTGCAAGGAGATGGAATATAAAGGTGGATCTGCGTACTTCCATTCGAGGCATACGAGATATTCAACAGTCCCACTTCTAG GAGTTCCATGGTTAGCAAATATTGGTTGCAAGGGAACCGAAAAGAATCTAGGAAAATGTGGAAAAATCTATTGGGGCTCAGTTGGTTCTTGCGATAATAACAGAATACCTGCAGTTTACTGTTACAACAAATCGG GTTTTGCTTTCGCGCTAGTAAATGGAACAGATAAAGGGAATGGGCTTGTTGAGTTCACCCTAGATGATAAAAAAGGCGCAATATGCCTTCGCCATAGCCGTATACAAGAACGACAAAAGATTGCAGCGATACTATGTAAACAACTTGGATATGGAGATGGCAGCCTGCTTTTGAATGGTACTGATGTTGATAATGAAGTCGCTTTAATGCAACAATTTCCTGGAAAGTTGGAAATGTTTATAACCAATGTAAAGTGTAACGGAAATGAGAGCAGCCTAGCGGAGTGCACGTTTAGGATTTTAGAAGACTGGTCATCGTTCACTGAGGACTGGATACGGATAACTACTAATGACTGTACCGACGCGGGTTGTATGAGAGCACGTATGTACTACCGAGTGCATGCGATGGAACAAGAACTCTCATGTTGGGGAGGAAAACGACGTCTCGCTGTCAGATGCTTCATTTAA